In Ascaphus truei isolate aAscTru1 chromosome 7, aAscTru1.hap1, whole genome shotgun sequence, one genomic interval encodes:
- the CXCR4 gene encoding C-X-C chemokine receptor type 4 isoform X2 encodes MSANLTGGIDINFTEDNNSETNGSNDYEDSQGPCYRHENNDFNRIFLPTIYSVIFVMGIIGNGLVVIVMGYQKKSRTMTDKYRLHLSVADLLFVFTLPFWSVDAAIGWYFKEFLCKAVHVIYTVNLYSSVLILAFISFDRYLAIVHATNSQGSRKMLAEKVVYAGVWLPAVLLTVPDLVFASVSDEDGYSVCDRIYPLENRDNWTIGFRFLHINVGLVLPGFIILTCYCVIISKLSHSKGHQKRKALKTTVILILAFFACWLPYYICLTTDTFIILGIVKYDCLLENAVHKWISITEALAFFHCCLNPILYAFLGAKFKTSAQNAFTSVSRGSSLKILSKKRAGLSSVSTESESSSFHSS; translated from the exons ATGTCTGCAAAT TTGACTGGTGGAATTGACATCAATTTTACAGAAGACAACAACTCCGAGACAAACGGTTCCAATGATTATGAAGACTCTCAAGGACCGTGCTACAGGCATGAAAACAATGACTTCAACCGGATCTTTCTGCCAACCATCTACTCTGTCATCTTTGTGATGGGCATAATCGGGAATGGCTTGGTTGTAATAGTCATGGGCTATCAGAAAAAATCCAGAACCATGACTGACAAGTATAGGCTGCATCTCTCGGTGGCTGACCTTCTGTTCGTATTCACTCTTCCATTCTGGTCAGTGGATGCTGCCATTGGATGGTACTTCAAGGAGTTCCTGTGCAAAGCCGTCCATGTCATTTATACAGTCAACCTATACAGTAGCGTCTTGATCTTGGCATTCATCAGCTTCGATCGTTACTTGGCAATCGTTCATGCCACCAACAGCCAAGGATCAAGGAAGATGTTAGCCGAAAAAGTGGTGTATGCTGGTGTGTGGCTTCCAGCTGTGCTGTTGACCGTGCCAGACTTAGTGTTTGCCAGCGTGAGCGATGAAGATGGATACTCTGTGTGTGATCGCATCTACCCACTTGAGAACCGTGACAACTGGACCATAGGTTTTCGGTTCCTACACATCAATGTTGGACTTGTCTTGCCTGGATTTATAATCCTGACATGTTACTGTGTCATCATCTCAAAGCTGTCGCACTCCAAAGGTCACCAGAAACGCAAAGCCTTGAAGACCACTGTCATTCTTATCCTAGCCTTTTTCGCATGCTGGCTGCCTTACTATATATGTCTTACCACTGATACATTCATTATACTTGGAATAGTGAAGTACGATTGCCTTCTGGAGAATGCTGTGCACAAGTGGATCTCCATCACTGAAGCCCTGGCCTTTTTCCACTGCTGCCTCAATCCAATCTTGTATGCTTTCCTTGGGGCCAAATTCAAGACCTCGGCACAAAACGCCTTCACTTCTGTCAGCAGAGGTTCGAGCCTGAAAATATTATCCAAAAAGCGGGCAGGGCTTTCATCCGTTTCAACAGAATCCGAATCATCAAGTTTCCATTCCAGCTAA
- the CXCR4 gene encoding C-X-C chemokine receptor type 4 isoform X1, giving the protein MDDLDLTGGIDINFTEDNNSETNGSNDYEDSQGPCYRHENNDFNRIFLPTIYSVIFVMGIIGNGLVVIVMGYQKKSRTMTDKYRLHLSVADLLFVFTLPFWSVDAAIGWYFKEFLCKAVHVIYTVNLYSSVLILAFISFDRYLAIVHATNSQGSRKMLAEKVVYAGVWLPAVLLTVPDLVFASVSDEDGYSVCDRIYPLENRDNWTIGFRFLHINVGLVLPGFIILTCYCVIISKLSHSKGHQKRKALKTTVILILAFFACWLPYYICLTTDTFIILGIVKYDCLLENAVHKWISITEALAFFHCCLNPILYAFLGAKFKTSAQNAFTSVSRGSSLKILSKKRAGLSSVSTESESSSFHSS; this is encoded by the exons ATGGATGaccttgat TTGACTGGTGGAATTGACATCAATTTTACAGAAGACAACAACTCCGAGACAAACGGTTCCAATGATTATGAAGACTCTCAAGGACCGTGCTACAGGCATGAAAACAATGACTTCAACCGGATCTTTCTGCCAACCATCTACTCTGTCATCTTTGTGATGGGCATAATCGGGAATGGCTTGGTTGTAATAGTCATGGGCTATCAGAAAAAATCCAGAACCATGACTGACAAGTATAGGCTGCATCTCTCGGTGGCTGACCTTCTGTTCGTATTCACTCTTCCATTCTGGTCAGTGGATGCTGCCATTGGATGGTACTTCAAGGAGTTCCTGTGCAAAGCCGTCCATGTCATTTATACAGTCAACCTATACAGTAGCGTCTTGATCTTGGCATTCATCAGCTTCGATCGTTACTTGGCAATCGTTCATGCCACCAACAGCCAAGGATCAAGGAAGATGTTAGCCGAAAAAGTGGTGTATGCTGGTGTGTGGCTTCCAGCTGTGCTGTTGACCGTGCCAGACTTAGTGTTTGCCAGCGTGAGCGATGAAGATGGATACTCTGTGTGTGATCGCATCTACCCACTTGAGAACCGTGACAACTGGACCATAGGTTTTCGGTTCCTACACATCAATGTTGGACTTGTCTTGCCTGGATTTATAATCCTGACATGTTACTGTGTCATCATCTCAAAGCTGTCGCACTCCAAAGGTCACCAGAAACGCAAAGCCTTGAAGACCACTGTCATTCTTATCCTAGCCTTTTTCGCATGCTGGCTGCCTTACTATATATGTCTTACCACTGATACATTCATTATACTTGGAATAGTGAAGTACGATTGCCTTCTGGAGAATGCTGTGCACAAGTGGATCTCCATCACTGAAGCCCTGGCCTTTTTCCACTGCTGCCTCAATCCAATCTTGTATGCTTTCCTTGGGGCCAAATTCAAGACCTCGGCACAAAACGCCTTCACTTCTGTCAGCAGAGGTTCGAGCCTGAAAATATTATCCAAAAAGCGGGCAGGGCTTTCATCCGTTTCAACAGAATCCGAATCATCAAGTTTCCATTCCAGCTAA